In a single window of the bacterium genome:
- a CDS encoding M13 family metallopeptidase — MKPRRLFAISLAALAATSAALAAGAPAAAPAPATSPKFDPQVVLNDMDRTLDPCQDFYKYACGGWFKHATLPGDQVVWGRGFSEIDQRNRENVRAVLEAAAAHPTTPDQAKLGAYYGSCMDEAAIEKRGAEPIKDLLALVDGVKDAKTLMAVAGKLATQGADSLFSGEVAADFKNPDISILHMFQGGLGLPDRDYYLADDPRMADLRGKYVAHVAKMLELAGEKAADAKADADRVM, encoded by the coding sequence ATGAAACCACGGCGCCTCTTCGCGATCTCGCTGGCCGCGCTCGCGGCGACCTCGGCGGCCCTCGCCGCCGGCGCGCCCGCCGCAGCGCCCGCCCCCGCCACGTCCCCGAAGTTCGACCCCCAGGTCGTCCTGAACGACATGGACCGGACCCTCGATCCCTGCCAGGACTTCTACAAGTACGCCTGCGGCGGTTGGTTCAAGCACGCGACGCTCCCCGGCGACCAGGTCGTCTGGGGCCGCGGCTTCAGCGAGATCGACCAGCGCAACCGCGAGAACGTGCGCGCGGTGCTCGAGGCGGCGGCGGCTCACCCGACGACGCCCGACCAGGCGAAGCTCGGCGCGTACTACGGGTCCTGCATGGACGAGGCCGCGATCGAGAAGCGCGGCGCCGAGCCGATCAAGGACCTGCTGGCCCTGGTGGACGGCGTGAAGGACGCCAAGACGCTGATGGCCGTCGCCGGGAAGCTCGCCACCCAAGGCGCGGACTCGCTCTTCAGCGGCGAAGTCGCCGCCGACTTCAAGAACCCCGACATCAGCATCCTGCACATGTTCCAGGGCGGCCTCGGACTGCCCGACCGCGACTACTACCTCGCCGACGACCCGCGGATGGCCGACCTGCGCGGCAAGTACGTCGCCCACGTGGCGAAGATGCTCGAACTGGCCGGCGAGAAGGCGGCCGACGCGAAGGCCGACGCCGACCGCGTGATG
- a CDS encoding M20/M25/M40 family metallo-hydrolase, which yields MPGDGAVARALAAVDASRLERLLIDVVGRYSPSYAEGPATDLFEEALLAAGLPCRRQPAPAEGADDDRANLIVELGPRPAELFFVGHVDTIPLLSDEKLGARREGDVLHGLGAADMKAGCAAMVAAFAALAAAGVAPRRGIGLALVVGEEEYGDGTAKLLEELRAPLVVIGEPTGLVPCLAHNGYFEAHLEAEGVRAHAALPDVGANAIHALLGWLRRIIAGLADLPAAEALAVNLREINGGESRFVVADRCSALLDVHLPPGSDRAQVEAAVENARAATLAENARASLDWRLGYWAAGYALDPADPRLAPLAPAFAAAGLPCAPAVFRSHSDGSLFHEAGSAPVVCGPGRLEVAHTKHDQVSLAETVAAARLYAALAAGFAAS from the coding sequence GTGCCGGGGGACGGCGCCGTCGCGCGCGCCCTCGCCGCGGTCGACGCGTCCCGTCTGGAGCGGCTGCTGATCGACGTGGTCGGCCGCTACAGCCCCTCGTACGCCGAGGGGCCGGCGACCGACCTGTTCGAGGAGGCGCTCCTCGCCGCCGGCCTGCCGTGCCGCCGCCAACCGGCGCCGGCCGAGGGCGCGGACGACGACCGCGCCAACCTGATCGTCGAGCTCGGCCCGCGCCCCGCGGAGCTGTTCTTCGTCGGCCACGTGGACACGATCCCGCTCCTCTCCGACGAGAAGCTCGGCGCGCGGCGCGAGGGGGACGTGCTGCACGGCCTCGGCGCGGCCGACATGAAGGCCGGCTGCGCGGCGATGGTCGCGGCGTTCGCCGCGCTCGCCGCGGCCGGCGTCGCCCCGCGCCGCGGGATCGGCCTCGCGCTGGTCGTCGGCGAGGAGGAGTACGGCGACGGCACGGCCAAGCTGCTCGAGGAGCTGCGCGCGCCGCTGGTCGTGATCGGCGAGCCGACCGGGCTCGTCCCCTGCCTCGCCCACAACGGCTACTTCGAGGCGCACCTCGAGGCGGAGGGGGTGCGCGCGCACGCCGCGCTCCCCGACGTCGGGGCCAACGCGATCCACGCCCTGCTCGGCTGGCTGCGGCGGATCATCGCCGGCCTCGCCGACCTTCCCGCCGCCGAGGCGCTCGCCGTCAACCTGCGCGAGATCAACGGCGGCGAGAGCCGCTTCGTCGTCGCCGACCGCTGCTCGGCCCTGCTCGACGTCCATCTGCCGCCGGGAAGCGACCGCGCGCAGGTCGAGGCGGCGGTGGAGAACGCGCGCGCGGCGACGCTCGCCGAGAACGCGCGGGCGAGCCTCGACTGGCGACTCGGCTACTGGGCCGCCGGCTATGCGCTCGACCCCGCCGACCCGCGCCTCGCCCCGCTCGCGCCGGCCTTCGCCGCCGCCGGGCTGCCGTGCGCGCCGGCCGTCTTCCGCTCCCATTCCGACGGCAGCCTCTTCCACGAGGCGGGGTCGGCGCCGGTCGTCTGCGGCCCCGGACGGCTCGAGGTCGCTCACACAAAGCACGACCAGGTCTCGCTGGCCGAGACGGTCGCCGCGGCGCGCCTCTACGCCGCGCTCGCCGCCGGCTTCGCCGCGTCCTGA
- a CDS encoding GNAT family N-acetyltransferase, whose product MSDTKRKPAKQKEHGASVTVREMELEDLPKVYALGEKVFTADKWPNLYRTWDEYEIVDRFAADGETCLVAELDDKVVGFALGTVIEKRHSAWNYGYLLWLGVDQEVGPLGIGSKLFARMQDLLIEQGARMMLVDTAAENVRAIHFFRKQGFGNETGHVYLSKNLTHEIETVERRKRRRRTLSGAHPAGSVTGPGEDD is encoded by the coding sequence ATGTCGGACACGAAAAGGAAACCTGCGAAACAGAAGGAGCACGGCGCCAGCGTGACCGTGCGCGAGATGGAGCTGGAGGATCTGCCCAAGGTCTACGCCCTCGGCGAGAAGGTCTTCACCGCCGACAAGTGGCCCAACCTCTACCGCACCTGGGACGAATACGAGATCGTCGACCGCTTCGCCGCCGACGGCGAGACCTGCCTCGTCGCGGAGCTGGACGACAAGGTCGTCGGGTTCGCGCTCGGCACCGTGATCGAGAAGCGGCACAGCGCGTGGAACTACGGCTATCTGCTCTGGCTCGGCGTCGATCAGGAGGTCGGCCCGCTGGGCATCGGCTCGAAGCTGTTCGCGCGGATGCAGGACCTGCTGATCGAGCAGGGGGCGCGGATGATGCTCGTCGACACCGCGGCGGAGAACGTGCGGGCGATCCATTTCTTCCGCAAGCAGGGGTTCGGCAACGAGACGGGGCACGTCTACCTGTCGAAGAACCTGACCCACGAGATCGAGACGGTCGAGCGCCGCAAGCGCCGCCGCCGCACCCTTTCCGGCGCCCACCCGGCCGGCTCCGTCACCGGCCCGGGCGAGGACGACTGA
- a CDS encoding YkgJ family cysteine cluster protein: MSDRTDPDATIVGRYRRLVAEADAWFARALAAHRAEAQCGRGCDGCCRGLFDVTPLDAGLLRAGLDAAPAAARSAILEAARAALAAVRDAAPDWAPPYRLGDLGVPRFDALCETLDEVPCPCLAADGACRLYEHRPLVCRLHGLPMWDPGEEAFVGGDCPRNLPPENLEDKPALHFDHASFEARELRLMAELAGPEAASDPEACGTIIAAALLAP, translated from the coding sequence ATGAGCGATCGAACCGATCCGGACGCGACGATCGTCGGCCGTTACCGCCGCCTCGTCGCCGAGGCGGACGCGTGGTTCGCGCGGGCGCTCGCGGCGCACCGCGCCGAGGCGCAGTGCGGCCGCGGCTGCGACGGCTGCTGCCGCGGCCTGTTCGACGTCACGCCGCTCGACGCGGGGCTCCTCCGCGCCGGCCTCGACGCGGCGCCGGCGGCGGCGCGGTCGGCGATCCTCGAGGCGGCGCGCGCGGCGCTGGCCGCGGTCCGCGACGCCGCGCCCGACTGGGCGCCCCCCTACCGCTTGGGCGACTTGGGCGTTCCGCGGTTCGACGCCCTCTGCGAGACGCTCGACGAGGTTCCCTGCCCCTGCCTCGCGGCGGACGGCGCCTGCCGGCTCTACGAGCACCGGCCGCTCGTCTGCCGCCTGCACGGCCTGCCGATGTGGGATCCGGGCGAGGAGGCGTTCGTCGGCGGCGACTGCCCGCGGAACCTGCCGCCCGAGAACCTCGAGGACAAGCCGGCGCTCCACTTCGACCACGCCTCGTTCGAGGCGCGGGAACTGCGGCTGATGGCCGAGCTGGCCGGGCCGGAGGCGGCGAGCGACCCCGAGGCCTGCGGCACGATCATAGCCGCCGCCCTCCTCGCGCCCTGA